The following are encoded in a window of Trichocoleus desertorum ATA4-8-CV12 genomic DNA:
- a CDS encoding Rieske 2Fe-2S domain-containing protein, with product MPDASLAQTQAIANPELAGSSPGKLEGKELEQRDREVDELSPGGADPSRFDTKEAWYPVFYVEDLDQTKPARFTLLETDLVIWWEQSTEAWRVLEDKCPHRLAPLSEGRIAEDGLLECPYHGWAFSGTGECDRIPQQAASGTAETSQRACVTAFPATVRQGLLFVYPGNPENAAKTSVPIVEPIETSDGWVCLNTFRDLPYDALTLLENVLDASHVPYTHHRSVGNRANASTVDLEIVESGKQGFQGLWEEGPRKGTLGRQDTTFIAPGLMWHDLTSKQFGRTLTVVYATPIRKGECRLFARFPFKFSSKLPSFFIRLTPRWYSHLGQNNVLEDDQVFLHHQERYLEQAGGSANFAKAFYLPTRADRFVSALRQWVNRYSADPFPGATLPPALPKEQLLDRYYSHTIKCASCSAALTRLQRIRLACLILAAIAWTLAPLLAVSLGNAAEVGVVGVAIASLASGAAWLGLGRLEQQFYRGRETPLRNLPEKKRQDKK from the coding sequence ATGCCAGATGCGTCTTTGGCTCAAACGCAGGCGATCGCAAATCCAGAATTAGCAGGCAGTAGCCCTGGGAAGCTGGAAGGCAAAGAGCTAGAGCAGCGGGATCGTGAAGTTGACGAACTCTCTCCAGGAGGCGCTGATCCATCGCGGTTTGACACCAAAGAAGCTTGGTATCCGGTGTTCTATGTAGAAGACTTGGATCAGACCAAGCCCGCTCGATTTACTTTGCTGGAAACCGATCTAGTCATTTGGTGGGAGCAATCGACGGAAGCTTGGCGAGTTTTAGAAGATAAATGTCCCCATCGTTTAGCACCCCTTTCTGAAGGCAGAATTGCTGAGGATGGCTTGCTAGAGTGCCCCTATCATGGCTGGGCTTTCTCTGGAACGGGTGAATGCGATCGCATTCCGCAACAAGCAGCGAGCGGCACAGCAGAAACTTCGCAGCGTGCTTGTGTAACCGCATTTCCAGCTACAGTGCGCCAGGGATTATTGTTTGTTTATCCTGGCAACCCAGAGAACGCCGCCAAAACCTCAGTGCCCATTGTAGAACCCATAGAAACCTCAGATGGCTGGGTTTGCCTCAATACCTTTCGGGACTTACCCTACGACGCACTAACCCTGCTAGAAAATGTACTCGATGCTAGCCATGTGCCTTATACTCACCATCGCTCTGTAGGCAATCGCGCTAACGCCTCCACTGTAGACCTAGAGATTGTAGAGTCTGGCAAACAAGGCTTCCAAGGGCTTTGGGAAGAAGGCCCCCGTAAAGGCACCTTAGGCCGTCAAGACACCACATTCATTGCCCCAGGATTGATGTGGCACGATCTGACTTCCAAGCAATTTGGCAGAACGCTGACTGTGGTTTACGCCACTCCAATTCGCAAAGGAGAATGTCGGCTGTTTGCGCGGTTTCCGTTTAAGTTCTCCTCCAAGTTGCCCAGCTTCTTCATTCGCCTGACCCCCCGTTGGTATTCTCACCTGGGGCAAAACAACGTGCTAGAAGACGACCAAGTTTTTCTGCACCACCAAGAACGTTATCTAGAGCAGGCAGGCGGAAGCGCTAACTTTGCTAAGGCATTTTATTTACCTACAAGAGCCGATCGCTTTGTCTCGGCTCTGCGGCAATGGGTAAACCGCTACAGCGCCGATCCTTTTCCAGGCGCAACATTGCCCCCTGCGTTACCTAAAGAGCAACTGCTCGATCGCTATTATTCTCACACCATTAAGTGCGCTAGTTGCAGCGCCGCCCTAACTCGATTACAGCGAATTAGGTTAGCTTGTCTGATCTTGGCAGCGATCGCTTGGACCCTTGCCCCCTTACTGGCAGTTTCCTTGGGAAACGCGGCTGAGGTGGGAGTCGTAGGAGTTGCGATCGCGAGTTTAGCAAGTGGAGCCGCATGGCTGGGGTTGGGTCGGCTAGAGCAGCAGTTTTACCGAGGACGAGAAACTCCGCTCCGCAACTTACCGGAGAAAAAGCGGCAGGATAAAAAGTGA
- a CDS encoding MBL fold metallo-hydrolase yields MTDSSTLVLPAENHSPDIASGSIFFVGTATVILRYAGFTILTDPNFLHQGDHVHLGYGLRSARVTNPAIEIEELPPLDLVVLSHMHEDHFDRIAEQKLNKTVPIVTTQHATEKLHKKGFQAAYALDTWETITIKKGGMQLRISAMPGRHGPGALAALLPPVMGSLLEFQNSAGESLFRLYITGDTLVYEEIKEIPKRHPQIDLALLHLGGTKAFGVLLTMDGKQGVEMVRLVAPRTAIPIHYNDYTVFKSPLEEFQQAIAAAGLDTQIEYLSHGDTYQFQVPSSRSPG; encoded by the coding sequence ATGACTGACTCAAGTACCTTAGTTTTGCCAGCTGAAAACCACAGTCCTGATATTGCAAGTGGTTCCATTTTCTTTGTTGGCACTGCGACTGTCATTCTCCGGTACGCTGGGTTCACTATCCTGACCGATCCTAACTTTTTGCATCAAGGTGATCATGTTCATTTAGGATATGGACTGCGTTCCGCACGAGTCACAAATCCCGCGATTGAGATTGAGGAGTTACCCCCCCTCGATCTCGTCGTGCTCTCCCACATGCACGAAGACCACTTCGATCGCATTGCCGAGCAAAAGTTAAACAAAACTGTTCCCATTGTCACGACCCAACATGCGACTGAAAAGTTGCATAAAAAGGGATTCCAAGCGGCCTACGCTTTAGACACTTGGGAAACCATAACTATTAAGAAAGGAGGGATGCAGCTCCGCATCAGTGCCATGCCCGGAAGACATGGGCCTGGAGCTTTAGCTGCTTTACTGCCTCCGGTGATGGGTAGCTTATTAGAGTTCCAAAATAGCGCTGGAGAGTCTCTGTTTCGCCTCTATATTACGGGTGACACGTTGGTTTATGAGGAAATCAAAGAAATTCCAAAACGTCATCCCCAAATTGATTTGGCATTGCTGCATTTAGGTGGCACCAAAGCATTTGGTGTGTTACTGACAATGGATGGTAAGCAAGGCGTAGAAATGGTGCGATTGGTTGCACCCCGGACTGCCATCCCCATCCACTACAACGACTACACTGTGTTCAAATCTCCCTTAGAAGAATTCCAGCAGGCGATCGCTGCCGCAGGACTAGACACCCAAATCGAATATCTCAGCCACGGTGATACTTATCAATTCCAAGTGCCTTCTAGCCGTTCACCAGGTTGA
- a CDS encoding DUF4327 family protein, with the protein MNRFIHASIEAIQDEARCLVEQGVISRHQLIYVLFRYFPVREWMEVEQELEANDFLLRDPIGDLISHDQWTND; encoded by the coding sequence ATGAATCGCTTTATTCATGCCTCTATTGAAGCCATTCAAGATGAAGCCCGGTGTTTAGTTGAGCAGGGAGTGATTAGCCGTCACCAACTTATTTATGTACTGTTTCGTTATTTTCCGGTTCGAGAGTGGATGGAGGTTGAGCAGGAGCTAGAAGCCAATGATTTTCTTCTGCGAGATCCCATTGGTGACTTGATTAGTCATGACCAATGGACGAATGATTAA
- a CDS encoding L,D-transpeptidase family protein, whose protein sequence is MIKQALTLVSLFWACGLYLSTQTPLVSEPNILPADPAPSTTPQPTPAPLQARVALQASDDLDTGDLDSEASNVGSLSTQTATPTAQVAIGSIDQPLRLEIQRSRRRVTLYQGKTPIKTYPIAVGRQGWETPIGQFKVIRKLRNPTWINPLTDESISGNDPENPLGGYWIGFWTDGRNWIGFHATPNPESVGQPVSHGCIRMHKKDIQEFFNQVQPGTPVIVKG, encoded by the coding sequence ATGATCAAGCAGGCATTAACGCTGGTTAGTTTATTTTGGGCTTGTGGGCTGTATCTCAGTACGCAGACGCCATTAGTTTCTGAACCCAATATTCTTCCGGCTGATCCTGCTCCGAGTACAACTCCTCAACCGACACCAGCACCGCTTCAAGCACGAGTAGCACTCCAAGCCTCAGATGATTTAGACACAGGCGATTTAGACAGTGAGGCTTCTAATGTTGGGTCTTTATCTACTCAAACTGCAACTCCAACAGCTCAGGTTGCAATTGGCTCCATAGATCAGCCGCTACGCCTAGAGATTCAGCGGAGTCGCCGACGAGTGACCCTTTATCAAGGCAAAACACCAATCAAGACTTATCCTATTGCCGTGGGTCGTCAAGGTTGGGAGACGCCTATTGGTCAGTTTAAAGTAATTCGTAAGCTCAGAAATCCTACCTGGATTAATCCGTTAACAGATGAGTCAATTTCAGGAAACGATCCTGAGAATCCTCTAGGAGGCTATTGGATTGGTTTCTGGACAGATGGAAGAAATTGGATTGGCTTCCACGCCACGCCTAATCCTGAATCTGTGGGTCAGCCTGTCTCGCATGGTTGCATCCGCATGCACAAAAAGGATATTCAGGAATTTTTTAATCAAGTTCAACCGGGAACACCTGTGATCGTCAAGGGATAA
- a CDS encoding ABC transporter permease codes for MVQLGKIRPTQVSLLEVVTMAVEALWSNRLRTSLTMLGVVIGIASVITVTSVGQGVQKATEQQIQSLGTNVMLVLAGAARSGGISQGFGSATTLTWQDAQAIAQQVPAAESVTAYLQRSGQVVYGEQNTSTSILGVDLAYPEVKEIYPQEGQFFTQADLDNAEPVVVIGSTVRDTFFAPAELAVGRSLRIQNGRYRIVGVMESKGSVGGQDQDDRVYIPLTNMSSRIVGNNAINGTAINGFWLKALDQAQLEAAQFQVTNLLRVRHNIYPPAPDDFRISSQIDIINTFSSVVGLFTVLVGAIAGISLVVGGIGIANIMLVSVVERTREIGIRKAIGATSRAVLQQFLTEAILVSLLGGALGVSIGVGLAFAASTLFKFPFVVSLWSIGAGLGLALTVGLIAGVIPARNAANLDPIAALRSD; via the coding sequence ATGGTGCAGTTGGGTAAAATTCGGCCTACTCAGGTTTCTCTGCTAGAAGTCGTGACAATGGCTGTAGAGGCTTTGTGGAGTAATCGCCTGCGCACTAGCCTGACAATGCTGGGAGTGGTGATTGGCATTGCTTCTGTGATCACGGTGACCTCTGTGGGGCAAGGAGTCCAGAAGGCAACAGAGCAACAGATTCAATCTCTGGGCACCAATGTCATGTTGGTCTTAGCAGGGGCGGCGCGTTCGGGTGGTATCAGCCAAGGATTTGGTTCAGCCACGACCCTGACTTGGCAGGATGCCCAAGCGATCGCCCAACAGGTTCCTGCCGCAGAGAGTGTCACCGCCTATCTGCAACGCTCTGGGCAAGTGGTATACGGAGAGCAAAACACCTCTACCAGTATCCTAGGCGTTGACCTCGCTTATCCAGAAGTCAAGGAGATTTATCCGCAGGAAGGACAGTTTTTTACTCAAGCAGATCTAGATAATGCCGAGCCTGTTGTGGTCATTGGTAGCACTGTTCGGGATACTTTCTTTGCACCTGCCGAGCTTGCTGTTGGTAGAAGTCTCCGCATTCAGAATGGACGCTACCGCATTGTTGGAGTGATGGAATCTAAAGGCTCTGTAGGAGGGCAAGATCAAGATGATCGAGTCTATATTCCGCTGACAAATATGTCTTCTCGGATTGTCGGCAACAACGCTATCAATGGCACGGCAATTAATGGCTTTTGGTTGAAAGCTTTAGACCAAGCGCAACTAGAAGCGGCTCAGTTTCAGGTGACAAATTTACTGCGAGTGCGCCACAACATCTATCCTCCCGCACCCGATGATTTTCGTATTAGCAGCCAAATCGACATCATCAATACGTTCAGCAGTGTGGTGGGGCTGTTCACGGTATTGGTAGGGGCGATCGCGGGTATTTCTCTAGTTGTGGGTGGAATTGGGATCGCGAATATTATGCTAGTTTCTGTGGTGGAGCGAACCCGTGAAATTGGGATTCGTAAGGCGATCGGAGCGACGAGTCGTGCCGTTTTGCAACAGTTTCTCACCGAAGCGATCTTGGTTTCCCTTTTAGGCGGTGCCCTCGGCGTATCGATTGGGGTGGGTCTTGCCTTCGCTGCTTCTACTCTATTTAAGTTCCCTTTTGTCGTCTCCCTCTGGTCGATTGGGGCGGGGTTAGGTTTGGCGCTAACTGTTGGCTTAATTGCCGGAGTCATCCCTGCTCGGAATGCTGCCAATCTTGATCCGATCGCAGCGTTGCGGAGCGATTAA
- a CDS encoding Calvin cycle protein CP12 codes for MMNTLEVSPSLEQAIQDAIAQAWTACESNGEVSANCAVAWDIVEELQAERAHRQVKSSKNSLEVYCDQNPDAAECRIYDV; via the coding sequence ATGATGAATACATTAGAAGTTTCTCCCTCCCTAGAACAAGCCATCCAAGACGCGATCGCCCAAGCCTGGACTGCTTGCGAGTCGAATGGTGAGGTTTCTGCCAATTGTGCAGTTGCTTGGGACATTGTGGAAGAACTCCAAGCTGAGCGGGCTCACCGCCAAGTGAAATCCAGCAAAAATTCTTTAGAAGTCTACTGTGACCAGAACCCAGATGCCGCTGAGTGTCGGATTTACGACGTTTAA
- the glgX gene encoding glycogen debranching protein GlgX — MYLALWPGQVYPLGSYWDGKGTNFALFSENATGVELCLFDRDDRETRLHLTEVSNFVWHGYIPGIGPGQRYGFRVHGPYSPHEGQRFNPNKLLIDPYAKAIDGDIGNGPELFGYSWDSPEADLSFSELDSANLIPKSVVVDESFDWEGDRLLRTPWHETIIYETHVKGFTKLHPDIPEELRGTYAGMAHPAAIEHLQRLGISAVELMPVHHFLTYPGHLADKGLKNYWGYDSVNYFAPHSGYSAGGSMGQQVNEFKEMVKALHRAGIEVILDVVYNHTGEGNHLGPTLSLRGIDNSIYYRLVDDDKRYYMDFTGCGNSLYVGHPQVLKLIMDSLRYWVLEMHVDGFRFDLASALARELYEVNSLAAFFDIIHQDPVLADVKLIAEPWDIGDGGYQVGNFPVLWSEWNGKYRDTVRDFWRGEDSILGEFAYRLTGSPDLYFQFNGRRPNASINFITAHDGFSLNDLVSYNEKHNEANGENSQDGESHNRSWNCGAEGETDNPEVLQLREQQRRNFLLTLMFSQGIPMMLAGDELGRTQQGNNNAYCQDSEISWINWDLQEKNENLLDFARELIYFRRQHPVFRRRKWFQGQAIHGAGVSDIVWFNPDGTETSDEQWEIGYAKAIGMFLDGRQIPSPGPQGQRISDDSFILFFNAHYEVIEFTLPEAFRQKQWELLVDTKEPRFIQDEIIFNGEQQIPVNARSSVVLRLFE, encoded by the coding sequence ATGTATCTAGCGCTTTGGCCAGGACAAGTTTACCCTCTCGGTTCGTATTGGGATGGAAAAGGTACCAACTTTGCCTTGTTCTCAGAAAACGCCACTGGAGTAGAGTTGTGTTTATTCGATCGCGATGATAGAGAAACGCGCTTGCACCTGACAGAAGTTAGTAACTTTGTTTGGCACGGGTATATTCCTGGCATTGGTCCTGGACAGCGTTATGGGTTCCGAGTTCACGGCCCCTACTCTCCCCACGAAGGGCAGCGCTTCAACCCCAACAAACTGTTGATCGATCCTTATGCAAAGGCGATCGATGGTGACATTGGCAATGGCCCCGAACTGTTTGGCTACTCTTGGGACTCTCCAGAAGCTGATCTCTCCTTTTCAGAATTAGACAGCGCCAACTTAATCCCCAAATCGGTGGTCGTTGATGAATCTTTTGATTGGGAAGGAGATCGACTCCTGCGTACCCCCTGGCATGAAACCATTATTTATGAAACTCATGTCAAGGGTTTTACTAAGCTCCATCCAGATATCCCGGAAGAGTTACGTGGCACCTATGCTGGTATGGCTCATCCTGCCGCGATCGAGCATTTGCAGCGATTGGGAATTAGCGCGGTTGAGTTGATGCCTGTGCATCATTTTCTTACCTATCCGGGCCACCTGGCAGACAAGGGCTTAAAGAACTACTGGGGCTACGACTCGGTTAACTACTTTGCTCCCCACTCTGGCTACAGCGCTGGTGGCAGTATGGGGCAGCAAGTGAATGAATTCAAGGAGATGGTGAAAGCACTGCACCGTGCTGGTATTGAGGTGATTTTGGATGTAGTCTACAACCATACCGGAGAAGGAAATCATCTCGGCCCAACTCTATCTCTACGCGGCATCGACAACAGCATTTATTACCGCCTAGTGGATGATGATAAGCGCTATTACATGGACTTTACAGGCTGTGGTAATTCCTTGTATGTGGGCCACCCCCAAGTGCTAAAGCTGATCATGGATAGCTTGCGCTACTGGGTGCTGGAGATGCATGTAGACGGTTTCCGCTTTGATTTAGCTTCTGCTTTGGCGAGAGAACTGTATGAAGTGAATAGCCTGGCTGCCTTCTTTGATATTATTCACCAAGATCCCGTATTGGCTGATGTGAAGCTAATTGCAGAGCCGTGGGATATTGGCGATGGGGGCTACCAGGTGGGTAACTTCCCTGTCCTATGGTCAGAGTGGAACGGAAAATATCGTGATACGGTGCGAGATTTCTGGCGCGGGGAAGACAGTATTTTAGGGGAATTCGCCTACCGCTTAACTGGTAGCCCTGATCTCTATTTTCAGTTCAATGGCCGCCGCCCTAATGCCAGCATCAACTTTATCACCGCTCATGACGGTTTTTCGCTCAACGATTTGGTGAGCTACAACGAAAAGCACAATGAAGCCAACGGCGAGAACAGCCAAGATGGGGAGAGCCATAACCGTTCTTGGAACTGTGGCGCGGAGGGAGAAACAGATAATCCTGAAGTGTTGCAGTTACGAGAACAGCAACGGCGAAATTTCTTATTGACGCTGATGTTCTCCCAAGGCATCCCGATGATGTTGGCAGGAGATGAGTTAGGCCGAACCCAGCAAGGAAACAACAATGCCTATTGCCAAGACAGTGAAATTTCTTGGATCAACTGGGACTTGCAAGAAAAGAACGAAAATCTTTTGGACTTTGCTCGCGAGCTAATCTATTTCCGACGACAGCATCCTGTATTCCGGCGACGCAAGTGGTTCCAAGGACAGGCCATTCACGGAGCTGGGGTGAGTGATATTGTCTGGTTCAATCCTGATGGCACTGAGACGAGCGACGAGCAGTGGGAGATTGGCTATGCCAAGGCGATCGGAATGTTCTTGGACGGACGGCAGATTCCTAGCCCAGGACCGCAAGGGCAGCGTATTAGTGATGACAGCTTCATCCTGTTCTTCAACGCTCATTATGAGGTGATCGAGTTTACGCTGCCTGAGGCATTCAGGCAGAAACAATGGGAGTTGCTAGTTGACACTAAAGAACCACGCTTCATTCAAGATGAAATTATCTTTAATGGCGAGCAGCAGATCCCTGTCAATGCCCGTTCCAGCGTGGTTCTCCGCCTGTTCGAATAG
- a CDS encoding cyanophycinase produces MGSHSPTINQGQLVIIGGAEDKQGDCKILREFVRRAGGRQAKIVVMTVATELPKEVGDNYIQVFERLGVEQVRVVDTDSREEAEAPEALATIRESTGVFFTGGKQDRITKYIKGTKLDQLLHQLYAQGLIIAGTSAGASMMSDAMIVEGEAETHPRIEIVETDDGLSFMPEAIIDQHFAQRGRLGRLLSAVAEQPDLLGIGIDENTAIVVSGGQMTVIGEGAVTIVDLQDLIYSNLHNLLKDEGLALCGVKLHILPDGYSFDINSRSAVVEANFPKAA; encoded by the coding sequence ATGGGGAGCCATTCCCCTACCATCAACCAAGGTCAGCTTGTCATCATTGGTGGAGCGGAGGATAAACAGGGAGATTGTAAAATTCTGCGCGAATTTGTTCGTCGCGCTGGGGGTCGCCAAGCCAAGATTGTTGTAATGACCGTGGCAACAGAGCTACCAAAAGAAGTGGGAGATAACTACATCCAGGTTTTTGAACGCCTAGGTGTAGAGCAGGTGCGTGTAGTAGATACAGACAGTCGCGAGGAGGCTGAAGCGCCTGAAGCTCTAGCAACCATTCGAGAATCCACTGGGGTCTTTTTTACAGGTGGAAAACAGGATCGGATTACCAAATACATCAAGGGCACAAAACTAGACCAGCTTCTACACCAGCTCTACGCTCAAGGGTTGATCATTGCTGGCACCAGTGCAGGAGCGAGCATGATGTCCGATGCCATGATCGTGGAAGGGGAAGCTGAAACTCACCCCCGAATTGAAATTGTAGAGACGGATGATGGGCTTAGCTTTATGCCTGAAGCCATCATTGATCAGCATTTTGCCCAAAGAGGACGGCTTGGACGGCTACTGTCGGCTGTAGCTGAGCAACCTGACCTGTTAGGCATCGGTATTGATGAAAACACCGCGATCGTCGTCAGTGGTGGGCAGATGACCGTGATTGGTGAGGGTGCTGTGACGATTGTGGACTTGCAAGACTTGATCTACTCGAATTTACATAATCTGCTCAAAGATGAAGGTCTAGCGCTTTGTGGGGTTAAGTTACATATTCTTCCTGATGGATATAGCTTTGACATAAACTCGCGATCGGCTGTTGTAGAAGCCAATTTCCCCAAAGCAGCTTAA
- a CDS encoding DUF922 domain-containing Zn-dependent protease produces MVAVSSVDSQPIYPVQPSSLQPTVKIQHRYYPVTGSTVQHLRSDIAHLSPVTQGGQHYDANTDWYVRWSYRYVRTGISCSMSHVSSHVDITFTLPKWQTASKASRSLMNQWSHYSAALQLHEDGHKDHGIAAGQEVLRTLSNLPAYPSCRALEAAANTTARKVIQHYNQRDVEYDRNTGHGFTQGAVFPPSST; encoded by the coding sequence GTGGTTGCGGTTTCCTCGGTTGACTCCCAACCCATTTACCCGGTACAGCCATCTAGTCTCCAACCCACTGTAAAAATTCAACATCGCTACTACCCCGTCACAGGTTCCACAGTCCAGCATCTACGCTCGGACATTGCCCATCTCAGCCCAGTGACTCAGGGAGGGCAGCACTATGATGCCAACACAGATTGGTATGTGCGCTGGTCTTATCGCTATGTCAGGACGGGGATTAGTTGCTCAATGAGTCATGTCAGCAGCCACGTCGATATCACTTTCACATTGCCGAAGTGGCAGACTGCATCTAAGGCTTCGCGATCGCTGATGAATCAATGGAGCCATTATTCGGCAGCATTGCAACTGCATGAAGATGGACATAAAGATCATGGCATTGCCGCAGGGCAGGAGGTTCTCCGTACCCTCAGCAATTTACCAGCTTATCCTTCTTGCCGAGCGTTAGAAGCAGCCGCTAACACCACTGCTCGCAAAGTCATTCAGCACTATAACCAAAGGGATGTGGAGTACGATCGAAACACCGGACATGGATTTACACAGGGAGCCGTTTTTCCGCCCAGTTCAACTTAG
- a CDS encoding ABC transporter ATP-binding protein — protein MIWMEGITKSYRLGEVEVPVLKGIDLNIEEGEYVAIMGISGSGKSTLMNIIGCLDRATDGYYVLEGRNLTTFTNDELAYIRNQRIGFVFQQFNLLPRATALENVMLPMVYAGIPKAQRRQRAEEALTRVGLAERLSNRPSQLSGGQQQRVAIARALVNRPALVLADEPTGALDTQTSQEVMALLTDLNEQGITIVIVTHEPDVAAQTRRTIQVRDGLVVN, from the coding sequence ATGATTTGGATGGAAGGGATTACCAAAAGCTATCGTTTGGGTGAAGTAGAGGTCCCAGTTCTAAAAGGGATTGACCTTAACATCGAAGAAGGTGAGTATGTCGCCATTATGGGTATCTCTGGGTCTGGCAAATCGACGCTGATGAACATTATTGGCTGTCTCGATCGCGCCACTGATGGCTATTACGTTTTGGAAGGTAGAAACCTCACGACCTTTACCAACGATGAATTAGCTTATATCCGCAATCAGCGCATCGGTTTTGTGTTTCAGCAGTTCAACCTGTTGCCCCGCGCCACCGCCTTAGAAAATGTCATGTTGCCAATGGTCTATGCGGGTATTCCGAAAGCGCAACGACGACAGCGAGCGGAAGAAGCTTTAACCCGTGTGGGTCTAGCAGAAAGGCTCTCTAATCGCCCTAGCCAACTGTCGGGCGGTCAACAGCAACGAGTCGCGATCGCACGGGCTTTAGTCAACCGTCCTGCCTTGGTACTCGCTGATGAACCGACTGGAGCGTTAGACACTCAAACCTCACAAGAAGTAATGGCCTTGCTCACGGATCTCAATGAGCAAGGCATCACGATTGTTATTGTGACTCACGAACCGGATGTGGCCGCACAAACCCGACGCACCATCCAGGTCAGAGATGGTTTAGTGGTGAATTAA
- the hflX gene encoding GTPase HflX — protein METIYGNTQGIKSSQLKQLQRLYEQRQPSDRFCTPELAQELAAISTAIHHPVCIYLNRRGQVMRVAVGTPAQTQLSDQELPRHSAERLSGVRCLATQLKADPPDGSSLTAATRQRLDALIILICSPRDSKPKGTGVKNGTSSEIQSTYLVHLVPDLNQPWEISSALPLEELTEEDFGDLVDDWEKEFHAAGYGAFQFEEKGDDQDKILLVGLMTEDLSPQRFQDGLEELVRLAESAGGTVLETMIQKRSQPHPQTVVGQGKVDEIAQQAQAIGANLVVFDRDISASQIRNLETQMNLRVVDRTELILDIFAQRAQSQAGKLQVELAQLEYMLPRLRGRGQAMSRLGGGIGTRGPGETKLETERRTIQRRINQLQQEVNQLQAHRSRLRQQRQHNEIPTVALAGYTNAGKSTLLNILTHAEVYTADQLFATLDPTTRRLTITDPETQSQRSLLLTDTVGFIHELPPPLMDAFRATLEEVTEADAVLHVVDLSHPAWESHIQSVQAVLADLPTISGPTLLVFNKVDQVESGALAAAQQTYSDAVFISATKGLGLETLKQRLLHIATAAVNVKVAKEFSPS, from the coding sequence ATCGAAACGATTTACGGTAATACCCAAGGCATCAAATCCAGCCAACTCAAACAGTTGCAACGCTTGTACGAACAGCGGCAACCGAGCGATCGTTTTTGTACGCCAGAGCTAGCTCAAGAGTTGGCGGCTATCAGTACCGCGATTCATCACCCTGTCTGTATCTACCTAAACCGACGAGGGCAGGTGATGCGAGTGGCAGTGGGTACGCCAGCCCAAACCCAACTGTCAGATCAAGAGCTACCTCGACACAGTGCCGAACGCTTGAGCGGAGTTCGTTGTTTGGCAACCCAGCTTAAAGCAGACCCTCCGGACGGCTCTAGCCTAACGGCGGCAACTCGGCAGCGTTTGGATGCTCTAATCATCCTAATTTGTTCTCCTAGGGATTCCAAGCCGAAAGGTACGGGAGTAAAAAACGGAACTTCCAGCGAAATTCAATCTACTTATTTAGTACATCTCGTTCCTGATCTCAATCAACCTTGGGAGATTTCGTCTGCCCTTCCCCTCGAAGAATTGACCGAGGAGGACTTTGGCGATTTGGTTGATGACTGGGAAAAAGAGTTTCATGCCGCTGGATATGGAGCTTTCCAGTTTGAAGAAAAGGGAGATGACCAAGATAAAATCTTGCTTGTGGGGTTGATGACTGAGGATCTATCGCCTCAACGCTTTCAAGATGGCTTAGAAGAACTCGTTCGTCTAGCTGAGAGTGCTGGGGGAACCGTTCTGGAAACTATGATTCAGAAGCGATCGCAACCTCATCCTCAGACAGTTGTGGGGCAGGGGAAAGTAGATGAAATTGCCCAGCAAGCTCAAGCGATCGGCGCAAACTTAGTGGTATTCGATCGCGATATTTCGGCTTCCCAGATTCGGAATTTGGAAACCCAAATGAACCTGCGAGTGGTTGACCGTACCGAATTAATTCTGGATATCTTTGCCCAACGCGCTCAGTCCCAAGCAGGCAAATTACAAGTTGAACTTGCCCAGTTGGAATATATGTTGCCGCGACTACGGGGCCGAGGACAGGCGATGTCCAGGTTGGGGGGTGGTATTGGCACTAGAGGTCCAGGGGAAACCAAGCTAGAAACAGAGCGTCGGACGATTCAGCGGCGGATTAATCAACTGCAACAGGAAGTAAACCAGTTGCAAGCCCACCGTTCTCGCCTGCGTCAACAGCGCCAACATAACGAAATTCCCACGGTTGCCTTGGCAGGCTACACTAATGCAGGCAAGTCAACTCTGCTCAACATCTTAACTCACGCGGAAGTTTATACTGCCGATCAGTTGTTTGCCACCCTCGACCCCACCACGCGGCGGCTGACGATCACCGATCCAGAGACGCAATCTCAGCGATCGCTCCTCCTTACGGACACGGTCGGTTTTATCCATGAGCTACCACCACCCCTGATGGATGCTTTCCGGGCCACCTTGGAAGAGGTAACAGAAGCCGATGCAGTGCTGCATGTGGTAGATCTTTCCCATCCCGCTTGGGAAAGCCATATTCAGTCAGTCCAAGCGGTCTTGGCAGATCTTCCGACCATTTCTGGTCCCACTCTGCTGGTGTTTAACAAAGTAGATCAAGTGGAAAGTGGGGCTCTAGCTGCTGCTCAACAAACTTATTCAGACGCTGTCTTTATCTCGGCTACTAAAGGGCTGGGTTTGGAAACTCTAAAGCAGCGCTTACTGCATATTGCCACGGCTGCTGTGAATGTCAAGGTGGCTAAGGAGTTTAGCCCAAGCTAG